A portion of the Canis lupus baileyi chromosome 6, mCanLup2.hap1, whole genome shotgun sequence genome contains these proteins:
- the TEX50 gene encoding testis-expressed protein 50, whose amino-acid sequence MSIQGLSLTFSLLFICFLRESFCICDGTIWTKVGWEIFPEEMHYLKVKPSPSHCLPYPLDKLCCNFANMDIFQGSLHLLYILVQALFLILSVLSVHYLWMKWKKHQKKLKKTASTDTFGNDLENQSIYDIDQILCRLVATTSMMTKYLNQVSHHPPAKKVKHRKLKRKKYEGGEGARGY is encoded by the exons ATGTCCATTCAAGGACTATCCCTGACATTTTCTCTGTTGTTTATCTGCTTCCTTAGGGAGAGCTTCTGCATTTGTGATGGAACAATCTGGACAAAGGTCGGATGGGAGATTTTTCCAGAAGAAATGCATTATCTGAAAGTTAAGCCTTCTCCATCTCACTGTCTACCTTACCCTCTGGACAAACTATGCTGTAATTTTGCTAATATGGATATATTTCAGGGTTCTTTACATCTCCTTTATATTTTAGTACAAGCTCTCTTTTTAATCTTGTCTGTTTTATCTGTGCATTACCTgtggatgaaatggaaaaaacatcaaaaaaag ctgAAAAAAACAGCCTCCACAGATACATTTGGTAATGACCTGGAAAATCAGTCCATCTATGACATTGATCAAATACTCTGCCGGCTGGTGGCCACAACATCAATGATGACCAAGTACCTGAATCAGGTGTCCCATCATCCTCCAGCTAAGAAAGTCAAGCACCGAAAACTAAAGAGGAAGAAGtatgaaggaggagaaggagccagGGGATACTAG